Part of the Panicum virgatum strain AP13 chromosome 4N, P.virgatum_v5, whole genome shotgun sequence genome is shown below.
CCCAGAAAATGATGGAGCTCACCGAGATCCTTCATCGAGAATTCCTGCTGCAGAGCGGTGATGGTGCGCTGAAGGAGAGCAggactggaagctgtgagcacaatatcatccACATAGAGAAGCAAGTAGACGGTGTCATGACCATGGCGATAGATGAACAATGACGTGTCCGACTTTGCTTCAACAAAACCAATGGAGAGCAGGAAAGTAGCAAAACGGCTGTACCACGCACGAGGTgcctgcttcaatccatagagcGATCTGTTGAGCTTGCAAACATGATCAGGATGAGCTGTGTCAAGGAACCCCGTAGGCTGACTGCAGTAGACCGTCTCAGACAAGGTGCCATGCAAGAAGGCGTTCTTCACATCGAGTTGATGAACAGGCCACTGCTGCGACAAAGCTAGGGACATGACTGTGCGAACGGTGGTGGGCTTAACGACTGGactgaaagtctcatcatagtcgACGCCAGGCCGTTGCGTGAATCCTCGAAGAACCCAACGTGCCTTGTAGCGATCAAGGGAGCCGTCAGCATGGTACTTGTGGCGAAAGATCCACTTGCCTGTAACAATGTTGGCGCCTGGGGGCCGAGGCACCAAATCCCAGGTGTTGTTGGACATCAGCGCAGAGAATTCCTCTTCCATGGCAGCACGCCAGTTAGGGTCAGCAAGTGCGCTTCTGTATGTCTTGGGGATGGGCGATGGTGTCGTCGAGGCATGGAGGAGGGACGGCTGACGGAAGCCATGTTTTCCGCGGGTCGCCATCGAGTGGTTGTTGACGACGGGGGTGACCGGCACGGCACCCTTGGGAAGGGGAGGGCCAGCCGCAGCACCGCTCGGTCCGGGCGCTGGGCCAGCCGCAGCACTGCTTGGGCTGGGCGCAGAGCCAGTCGCAGCGGGCGGACGCAGGCGCCGTGTGTACACGTGCGGTAGCGGGGGGACCAGCGCACGGGGTGCTGGCGTCGCCGAGTCGGAggaggccgcgcgtggcgcgggcgTCGCCGAGTCAGAggaggccgcgcgtggcgcgggtgtcgccggggccgcgcgtggcacgggtgtcgccggggccgcgcgtgtCGCAGGCGTCGCCGAGTCGGAGGAGGCCGCGCATGGCGCGGGCGTccccggggccgcgcgtggcgcgatgACGAGCGGGTGGAGGACCGGTGTAGGACGTGCCGCGTGTGGCGCGAGCGATGGCAAGCCTGGAGTGCCGCCGTCACAACCTGCATCGGAAGAAGGAGGACCAATGGGGGGAACACTGGTCGTATGGTCAGTAGACAGGAGCTCAAGGTCAGTGGTCGATGGTGGTGTCTTGGAACGGGGAAAGGAAGCCTCATCAAAGACAACGTGTCTAGAGATGATAATCCGGTTCGACGACAGATCAAGACACCGGTACCCCTTGTGATCGGAGGAATAGCCAAGAAAGATGCAAAGGGTGGAccgaggtgagagcttgtgcgGCGCTGTGGCGGACAGGTTAGGGTAGCAAGCACAACCGAACACACGGAGATGCGCATAGGATGGGTGGGATCCGTACAGGTGGAAGAAGGGCGTCCCAAAGTCGAGCGTCTTGGTGGGGAGGCGGTTCAATAGGTAAGTTGCCGTGTGAAGGCCTTCGACCCAGTAAGAGGCAGAGAGGGACGCCTGAAACAGCATGGAGCGCACGATGTTGTTAATGGACCGAATCATACGCTCAGCTTTACCGTTTTGGGAGGAGGTGTACGGGCAAGACATCCGTAGCTGCACGCCATTAGTAAGGAAGAAGGACCGGGAAGAAGAATTATCAAATTCTCGGCCGTTATCACATTGAACACTCTTGATGGGACATCCGAACTGGGTTCGCACATATGTAAAGAAATTGGTTAGTGCAGCAAACGTCTCAGACTTCAGACGAAGTGGAAACGTCCATAAGTAATGAGAACAATCATCAAGAATGACAAGATAATACTTGTAACCGGACACACTTGACACAGGAGATGTCCAAAGATCACAatgaatcaaatcaaaattcTTGAGTGCACGAGAGTTTGAATTGTGAAAAGGCAAACGGATGTGACGACCAAGCTGTCATGCATGACATAAGGTGTCGATTGTGCTTTTATTACAAGAGATGGCTGTAGTACTAATGAGCTTGGACAGGGCCTCAGAGCCGGGGTGGCCAAGGCGGCGATGCCAAGTGTCGACTGGTGTGGCGGTGGCAGCAACAAGGGCGCGCTGTGAGGAAGATGACACCGGGAGGGACAACGAGTAGAGCGGGCCAGCGCTATTGCACCTGGTGATCACGTTCCTGGTgcgaagatccttcacagagAGGCCAAATGGGTCAAACTCAATGGAACACCGGTTATCAGTGGTAAACTGGCGAACAGATAGAAGGTTCTTAATAATATCAGGAGCAACAAGAATATTATTAAGATAAAAGGGGCCTGGTAAGACTGAATGACCAGAAGCTGTGACAGGGAGAGTGGAACCATTGCCAATGATAATGGAGGAAGGATAAGCGGAACGTGGCGGGCGAAACAGCGAAACGTTACCGATGTCGGGCGTCATGTGAGAGGACGCGCCGGAGTCGACGACCCACTCGGTGGTGTTGGGGGGGTTCAAAGTCATCGTGCTGAAGTTGTTGCCAAGATGCTGTTGATCCCACCCGCCTGACCAAGGAGTCCATGGCGAGGATAGAGGCGGCGCAGGTGGCTGCACCGGAGGCTGCTGCTGGTAGTACGCCTGTTGCCACTGTGGTGACGGAGGACgcggcgcctgctgctgctggacgtAGGCGGCGAGCATGGCCTGCTGATAGGCCTACGCTTGCTGGAAGGCCTGGGCCGTCTGCGGGTTCCCGGCGCGCGGGTTCGGCGCGTTCTGCTGAGATGGAGGGCGCTGCTGTCCTTGCTGATGGCCGGTGTCACCCCCCTGGTTAGGCCACATGGTGATCTTGCCCGTCCAGGGGTTGTAGAGGGACGGCCACGGGCTGTTGCCCTTGTTCCGACGTCGGCGGCGGTTGGAGTTGCCGGAGGACGCCGTGGTGGAGGGTCGTGGCTGTGGCCCGCTGCCTGTAGGAGTGGTCGCAGGGCCACCAGTGCTGGGAGCAGGCGGCGTTGGTGTACCGGAGCTCTTCGGGGTGTTGGCGAGGAGAGCACTCGGAGAAGACGATGCATGAGTGCCGGTGATGAGTTCCTCGAGGAGCAGCTCATTGCGGACCTCGTCGAACGAAGGGAACGGGCCACGGCGAAAGTGAATCCGCATGTGACCGAACTTGTCGTTGAGGCCGCGCAGAACATTGAGGACGAGGGTGCGATCGTTGATGACCTCGCCGAGGTCCCGGAGCTTGGCCGCCATGGACTTCATCTGGCGGCAGTAGTCGCTGACGGACAGCTCACCCTGAGAGAAGGCGCGGAACTCGGCGTCAAGGCGCAGCGCGCGAGTTTCGCTGTTGCCCAAGAACTGCGCCTCGATGCCAAGCCACGCCTGGCGAGCAGTGCCGCCACGGACGCGGACGGAGTCCATGATCTCCGTGGTGACCGCGCCGTAGATCCAGGAGAGCACGACGGCGTCCATGTGCCTC
Proteins encoded:
- the LOC120669500 gene encoding uncharacterized protein LOC120669500, giving the protein MAPQPPPSDDSALTAEQQEHAAAEAKKLAADQEEKRKALAAEADAAAQAAAAAAEREDDDDPPADDAAAFEAAVIANLHAQAASVENIRTLVSVVLDPLSNHYDRWRDLVLLTLDRYALSSHVLSDAAHPGVSAWRHMDAVVLSWIYGAVTTEIMDSVRVRGGTARQAWLGIEAQFLGNSETRALRLDAEFRAFSQGELSVSDYCRQMKSMAAKLRDLGEVINDRTLVLNVLRGLNDKFGHMRIHFRRGPFPSFDEVRNELLLEELITGTHASSSPSALLANTPKSSGTPTPPAPSTGGPATTPTGSGPQPRPSTTASSGNSNRRRRRNKGNSPWPSLYNPWTGKITMWPNQGGDTGHQQGQQRPPSQQNAPNPRAGNPQTAQAFQQA